The window CCATTCTCGGACTACGGGTAGGTCCTTGATGTTGAGAATGGATAGGTATCCGGCCTCGATTTCCAATTCAATTGTGTGCGCCGATATCAAGGCGATTCCTAAACCCGCCATCACCGCTTGTTTGATTGTTTCGTTCGATCCGAACTCGATAATGGACGAGGGGTGGGCAAGAGGTGTGCCTTTGAAGAACTTTTCGACGGTTACGCGGCTGCCTGAGCCTTCTTCGCGGACAAGCAGTTTGTTTCCGATCAGCACGCTGCGGTCCATGACACGCTTGCGGCTTGCTAAGGGATGATCGGGCCGTGTGATCAGGACGTAGGGATGCGGTCCAAAGCATGCCTTGCTCGTGACGATGTCGCTCGGCGGGCGCCCCATCATCGCAATGTCGATTTCATAGTCCCTGAGAGCAGCGATCGTTTCTTCGCGGTTGCCGACCAGCAAGCGTATTTCGACGCTCGGTACGGTCTGAATAAACGCATGGATGAGTCGCGGTACGAAATACTTTGCCGTGCTGACCACGCCTATTGTGATGCTGCCGGTCTCCAGGCCCTTCAACGATTGAAGCTGTTCGGTCGTATCTTGAATCAAAGCCTCGATGCGCATCGCAGCTTCAAGCACGATGTGGCCCGCGTCCGTCGGTCGCAATCCGCTTTTCGTTCGATCGAACAAGCGCAGATCGAGATCTCGCTCAAGGAGTCTGAGTTGCTCCGTGACGGCAGGTGGCGTTAGCCCCAACCTATTGGCCGCAATAACAATCTTGCCCGATTTTGCTATCGCAATGACAGATCGGAGCTGTCTCAGGGTCGCGTCTCGCATTTTTCACCAGTCAATAAAATCTAGCACAGAACTCATTATATTCGATTTTATCTATCTATCAACGAGGCGCATCCTCTTTCCACAGTCGCACTTTGGAAGCTGGAGGAGACGGGCCAATGCAAAAGGAAATAGATCTCCAAAGTTATTTGTCGACGCTGGTCGCTCAAGGAAACGCGTCGTCGGAACTCGAGAGCATTGTTGATGCGCTCGGACGTTCGGCGATAAAAATTTCAAAGCTTATTGCTCGTGGTGAAGCAGGTGGCGGTCTCGCCAAATGCGTGAAGGCCGACAACGGAACGGGGGATTCGCAGAAGCGCCTTGACGTACTGGCTCACAATTATGTGGTCGACGCTTTGCAGGGCTTGCCTGTTGCGTGGCTCGCTTCAGAGGAATGCGAAGAGAGCATTGAAATAACGCCTGGAGCGTCGCTGTCTGTCGCTATTGATCCTCTTGATGGTTCGTCCAACATCGAGACGAACGCGCCCATCGGCACCATTTTTTCAATTCTTCCGACTGCATCTGACGCGACGTCAGACTCAACGTTCTTTCAGCCAGGTGCCAAGCAGGTTGCGGCAGGATTCTTTGTTTACGGCCCGCAGTGCGCGCTGTTTTTGACATGCGGTTGCGGAACCGACGTATTCATTCTCGATCCCGACAGCGGCCTATTCGTACTCAACTCAAAGGGCGCGAAAATAGCGAGAAATGCGTCTGAATTTGCGATCAATTGCTCCAATGCTCGCCACTGGAGCTTGGCCGTTCGCCACTATGTCGATGATTGCGCTGCAGGCAAGAATGGACCGATCGGACGCGATTTCAATATGCGTTGGATTGCGTCGCTGGTCGCTGAAGCACAGCGTATCGTTGTTCGGGGCGGGGTGTATTTGTATCCGAGCGACGAGCGAAACGGCTACGAGAACGGCCGTTTGCGCTTGATCTATGAAGCCAATCCCATCGCGCTCCTCGTCGAGCAAGCCGGTGGATTGGCGACCGATGGCAGCGCACGCATCCTCGACGTCAAACCTACGCGCCTGCATCAGCGAACGCCTTTCGTTTTTGGTTCGCGCGGCGATGTCGAACTCGTTCGCTATTACACGCGTGGTCCTCATTCACGCGAACGGAGCCCCGCGCTCTTTTCTCAGCGCGATATTTTTCGCCACTGACACCTCGCGAACGACTTCAATTTCTGGAACGTGAAAATTTATGTCGAAATTGCACCCAATCATATCGGTCACGGGTTCATCAGGTTCAGGGACGACTCTGATCAAGGCGACGTTTGATGCGATTTTTCATCGCGAGAATGTCACCGCGGCTTGCATCGAAGGCGATGCATTCCATCGCTATGACCGCGCCGGAATGAAGAAAGAGAACGAAGCTGCGCTCGCGGCTGGCTTGCCCCAGCCGAGCCACTTCGGGCTTGAAGCGAACCTTCTGAAGGAGCTGGAAGAGACTTTCAAAAATTATGGTGTGAATGGGACGGGAAGAACGCGCACGTATGTTCACGACGAAAACGATGCTGAAACGTATGGCGTTCCCGTAGGAAATTTCACGCCCTGGCGCGACTTGCCGGAAAATACGGATTTACTTTTTTATGAGGGGCTGCACGGCGCTCTTGTTTCAGCTGGCGTTGATATTGCCAAGCATGTCGACCTGAAGGTCGGTGTTGTGCCGGTGATCAATCTTGAGTGGATTCAAAAGATCCATCGCGATCGATCGACGCGCGGGTATTCGACTGAAGCCATTACCGATGTGATCCTTCGGCGGATGCCGGATTACGTGCACTACATCTGCCCGCAGTTCACCGAGACTGACATTAATTTTCAGCGCGTGCCGATTGTCGATACGTCCAATCCGTTCGTTGCTCGCTGGATTCCGACATTGGATGAATCTCTTGTCGTCATCCGATTCAAGAATCCGCGCGGAATCGACTTCTCCTATCTGCTGTCGATGATTGATTCCAGTTTCATGAGCCGCGCGAACTCAATCGTGATTCCTGGCGGGAAGCTCGATCTGGCGATGCAGCTCATTCTAACGCCCATCATTCTGGAATTGATCGACAGAAAGCGGCGCGTCGGCTGGGGCGCAAATGCAATCTCGGCATTGGAGCAAGAAAAGGCATGAGCTACGCGCGAGCATTTTCCGGGTCTGATACTGCAGGCATGGGCAACGCCATTCGTTTTCTGACGATGGATGCCGTCGAAGAAGCGAACTCCGGGCACCCCGGGATGCCGATGGGTATGGCTGACGTTGCGGCGGTGTTGTTTCGAGATCATATCAAACTCGATCCCGCAGTTCCCTATTGGCCAGATCGCGACCGCTTCGTGCTGTCCGCCGGACACGGTTCGATGCTGCAGTATGCGATCCATTATCTGCTCGGCTATCGAGATATGCCGATCGAGGCGCTGCAACGCTTTCGTAAATTTGGCGCAACGACCGCAGGACATCCGGAATTTGGTCACTGCCAGGGCGTTGAGGCAACAACGGGGCCGCTCGGTCAAGGCATCGCGATGGCGGTGGGCATGGCCATTGCGGAGCGCATGCAGAACGCGCGCTTCGGAAACGATCTCGTCGATCATTATACCTATGTGATGGCCGGCGACGGGTGCCTGATGGAGGGCATTTCGCAGGAAGCAATCGATCTTGCGGGCCATCTTCAGCTCGGCCGATTGATCGTGCTTTGGGACGACAATGGAATTTCCATTGACGGCCGAACCAACCTGTCAACGTCGACGCATCAACTGGATCGCTTCGCGGCCTCCGGATGGGATGTCGTCAGTGTGAACGGTTACGACCACGACGAAATATCGTCGGCAATCAGCGTGGTTCGGAAGTCGGTTCGACCGAGTCTGATTGCGTGTCGGACGGTGATTGGCCGCGGTGCGCCAACCAAGCAAGGAACGGAAGGTGTGCACGGAGCTCCTCTTGGCGCGGCCGAGATCTCGTCTGCACGTCAAATGTTGGATTGGCCGCATGAGCCATTTGTCATTCCGGAAAATATTCTGGAAGCATGGCGTGACGTGGCGCGGCGCGGAGCCTCTGCGCGTCACGCATGGGAGCAGCGTTTAGCGCAGTCTTCAGCGAAGGATGACTTTGAAAGAATTGACGCTGGCGAATTACCGGCGTCGTTTTCCCGCCGCATGTCGCAGTTCAAGGAACAACTCGTTGCGACGAAGCCCAAGGTGGCTACGCGGAAAGCGAGTGAGATGGCGCTGGCGGTCATCAATGATGAGACCGATCTGACGATTGGCGGCTCGGCCGATCTCACGCATTCCAACTTGACGCTGACGGAGCAGCTCAAGCCGGCCGTATCAGCGGATTCATTTCGCGGCCGCTATCTTCACTACGGTATTCGCGAGCATGCGATGGCCGCCGCGATGAATGGCATCGCGTTGCACGGTGGATTTATTCCGTACGGAGGGACCTTTCTCGTGTTCTCTGACTACGCGAGAGGCGCCATTCGTTTGTCGGCTTTGATGCGGCAGAGAGTTATCTATGTATTGACGCACGATTCAATCGGCCTGGGTGAAGATGGCCCGACGCATCAGCCGATTGAGCACCTTGCATCGTTGCGGGCGATCCCGAACCTGAATGTGTTCCGTCCAGCCGACGTGGTGGAAACGGCGGAGTGCTGGGAATTGGCACTCGCGTTGAGAGCAACACCCTCTGCGCTTTGCCTTTCACGGCAGACGCTTCCAACGCTGCGGCGCGATTGCGACGAAAACCTAAGCGCCAAAGGTGCGTACGTTCTGCATGACGTGGGTAAGGCGCGGGACGTCACGCTGCTTGCTACGGGATCAGAAGTCGAGATCGCCATGATCGCGGCTGAATCTCTGAACGCCGGTGGCATCAAGGCAGCCGTCGTCTCGATGCCGTGCTGGGAATTGTTCGAAGCGCAAGACCCAGCGTATCGCGCTGCGGTTCTCGGGAAAGCACCGCGCATTGGCATCGAAGCTGCTGCCCGTCTCGGCTGGGATCGCTGGATCGGAGACACAGGCCGTTTCGTTGGGATGTCCAGCTTCGGTGCATCCGGTCCGGCTTCCGAGCTCTATCGGCACTTCAAGATTACGCCCGACGACATCATCGATATCGCAAAGTATCTCGCACGACCTAACACGTCTTACGGGCCGTCACTCCGCAGCTCTTTTCACCTTTGAGGTTTATTCGATGGCACGCATCACTCTTCGTCAACTTCTCGATCACGCAGCCGAGCGCGGATACGGTGTCCCCGCGTTCAACATCAACAATATGGAACAGGCGCTTGCGATTATGGAGGCTGCGCGCGCAACCGACAGCCCCGTCATTCTGCAAGTGAGCCGCGGCGCGCGGACGTATGCCAACGACATCATGCTGGCAAAAATCATGGACGCGCTGGAAGCGATCTATCCTGAGATTCCGATTTGCATCCATCAGGATCATGGCAACAGCGTCAGCACGTGTCTGTCGGCCATTCAACATGGATTCACATCGGTGATGATGGATGGATCCCTTGGGGAAGACGCAAAGACGCCCCGAAATTATGCCGAGAACGTCGCCGTTACTCGCGAGGTTGCGCGCCTTGCTCACATGGTTGGTGCGTCAGTTGAAGGTGAACTCGGGTGCCTCGGTTCGCTCGAGACCGGGCGGGGTGAAGCAGAGGACGGACACGGCTTCGAAGGCGCGCTCGACAAGTCCATGCTTCTCACAGATCCCTGTGAGGCGAAGCGTTTCGTAGCGGAGACGAATGTCGATGCCCTGGCGGTCGCTATTGGCACTAGCCACGGCGCCTACAAGTTCACGCAGAAGCCGACGAACGCTGTGCTGGCAATGGATTTGATCGAGAAGATCCATGCCAAGCTGCCCAATACGCACATCGTTATGCATGGCTCTTCGTCCGTTCCGCAGGAATGGCAAGATGCGTTCAAAGCGTATGGCGGCGCGATGAATGAAACCTATGGCGTACCCGTCGAGGAGATCGTTCGCGGCATTCGTTTCGGTGTTCGAAAGATCAACATCGATACCGATCTTCGTCTGGCTGCGGCTGCGGAATTCCGCCGTGTGGCCGAGACGCAGAGATCGGAATTCGACCCGCGCAAGTTTCTCAAACCAGCGATGCTCGCAATGACTGCGCTTTGCTTGCAGCGTTTCGAAGCATTCGGCACCGCGGGCAATGCCTCAAAAATCAAAGTTATCGCCATGTCGGATATGGCGAAGCGATACGCGGCGGGTGAATTCGGAATCCCCACTCCGCCGACCGACGTTGCCAAGGCTGCCTGACGCGCATCTGCATTTCATCGAATTCAAAGGAGCAAGACAGTGGATATCAAGGCTGGCGAACTGACTGGAAAAGAGCGCTACAAGTCGGGCGTTCTGGAATATCGCAAGATGGGATACTGGAACGGTGACTACGTTCCGAAAGATACCGATGTCCTGGCTCTGTTCCGTATTACGCCACAAGACGGCGTTGATCCGGTGGAGGCTGCAGCGGCGGTGGCGGGCGAAAGCTCGACAGCGACATGGACCGTGTGCTGGACCGATCGTCTTACGGCCGCACATAAGTATCGCGCGAAGGCGTACAGAATTGATCCGGTGCCGAATGCGCCTGGTTCGTACTTTGCCTATATCGCTTATGACCTCGATCTCTTTGAGCCGGGATCGATCGCTAACCTCACCGCGTCTATCATTGGCAACGTGTTCGGCTTCAAACCGCTGAAGGCGCTGCGACTTGAGGACATGCGTTTTCCGGTTGCGTACGTGAAAACGTTCCAGGGCCCGCCGACCGGCATCGTTGTTGAACGTGAGCGTCTGGATAAGTTCGGCCGGCCGCTGCTCGGTGCAACTGTGAAGCCCAAGCTCGGGCTTTCGGGTCGAAACTATGGGCGCGTCGTTTATGAAGCGCTGAAGGGCGGACTCGATTTCACCAAGGACGACGAAAACATCAACTCGCAGCCATTCATGCATTGGCGCGAACGCTTCCTCTATTGCATGGAGGCCGTCAATAAAGCGCAGGCGTCTTCGGGCGAAGTGAAGGGAACATACCTCAACGTAACCGCGGGTACGATGGAGGAGATGTACGAGCGCGCCGAATTTGCGAAGAGCCTGGGTTCCGTCGTCATTATGATCGATCTCGTGATCGGTTGGACGGCAATGCAGTCGATGTCCAAGTGGGCCCGCCGCAACGATATGATCCTGCATCTGCATCGCGCAGGGCATTCAACATATACGCGGCAGAAATCGCATGGGGTGTCGTTCCGCGTCATCGCTAAGTGGGCTCGGCTTGCGGGTGTTGACCACA is drawn from Hyphomicrobium methylovorum and contains these coding sequences:
- a CDS encoding LysR substrate-binding domain-containing protein, producing MRDATLRQLRSVIAIAKSGKIVIAANRLGLTPPAVTEQLRLLERDLDLRLFDRTKSGLRPTDAGHIVLEAAMRIEALIQDTTEQLQSLKGLETGSITIGVVSTAKYFVPRLIHAFIQTVPSVEIRLLVGNREETIAALRDYEIDIAMMGRPPSDIVTSKACFGPHPYVLITRPDHPLASRKRVMDRSVLIGNKLLVREEGSGSRVTVEKFFKGTPLAHPSSIIEFGSNETIKQAVMAGLGIALISAHTIELEIEAGYLSILNIKDLPVVREWNLVHRLDKGLGPTATAFWTYALKDGAKHLPQVPGI
- a CDS encoding class 1 fructose-bisphosphatase, translated to MQKEIDLQSYLSTLVAQGNASSELESIVDALGRSAIKISKLIARGEAGGGLAKCVKADNGTGDSQKRLDVLAHNYVVDALQGLPVAWLASEECEESIEITPGASLSVAIDPLDGSSNIETNAPIGTIFSILPTASDATSDSTFFQPGAKQVAAGFFVYGPQCALFLTCGCGTDVFILDPDSGLFVLNSKGAKIARNASEFAINCSNARHWSLAVRHYVDDCAAGKNGPIGRDFNMRWIASLVAEAQRIVVRGGVYLYPSDERNGYENGRLRLIYEANPIALLVEQAGGLATDGSARILDVKPTRLHQRTPFVFGSRGDVELVRYYTRGPHSRERSPALFSQRDIFRH
- a CDS encoding phosphoribulokinase is translated as MSKLHPIISVTGSSGSGTTLIKATFDAIFHRENVTAACIEGDAFHRYDRAGMKKENEAALAAGLPQPSHFGLEANLLKELEETFKNYGVNGTGRTRTYVHDENDAETYGVPVGNFTPWRDLPENTDLLFYEGLHGALVSAGVDIAKHVDLKVGVVPVINLEWIQKIHRDRSTRGYSTEAITDVILRRMPDYVHYICPQFTETDINFQRVPIVDTSNPFVARWIPTLDESLVVIRFKNPRGIDFSYLLSMIDSSFMSRANSIVIPGGKLDLAMQLILTPIILELIDRKRRVGWGANAISALEQEKA
- the tkt gene encoding transketolase, yielding MSYARAFSGSDTAGMGNAIRFLTMDAVEEANSGHPGMPMGMADVAAVLFRDHIKLDPAVPYWPDRDRFVLSAGHGSMLQYAIHYLLGYRDMPIEALQRFRKFGATTAGHPEFGHCQGVEATTGPLGQGIAMAVGMAIAERMQNARFGNDLVDHYTYVMAGDGCLMEGISQEAIDLAGHLQLGRLIVLWDDNGISIDGRTNLSTSTHQLDRFAASGWDVVSVNGYDHDEISSAISVVRKSVRPSLIACRTVIGRGAPTKQGTEGVHGAPLGAAEISSARQMLDWPHEPFVIPENILEAWRDVARRGASARHAWEQRLAQSSAKDDFERIDAGELPASFSRRMSQFKEQLVATKPKVATRKASEMALAVINDETDLTIGGSADLTHSNLTLTEQLKPAVSADSFRGRYLHYGIREHAMAAAMNGIALHGGFIPYGGTFLVFSDYARGAIRLSALMRQRVIYVLTHDSIGLGEDGPTHQPIEHLASLRAIPNLNVFRPADVVETAECWELALALRATPSALCLSRQTLPTLRRDCDENLSAKGAYVLHDVGKARDVTLLATGSEVEIAMIAAESLNAGGIKAAVVSMPCWELFEAQDPAYRAAVLGKAPRIGIEAAARLGWDRWIGDTGRFVGMSSFGASGPASELYRHFKITPDDIIDIAKYLARPNTSYGPSLRSSFHL
- the fba gene encoding class II fructose-bisphosphate aldolase (catalyzes the reversible aldol condensation of dihydroxyacetonephosphate and glyceraldehyde 3-phosphate in the Calvin cycle, glycolysis, and/or gluconeogenesis), giving the protein MARITLRQLLDHAAERGYGVPAFNINNMEQALAIMEAARATDSPVILQVSRGARTYANDIMLAKIMDALEAIYPEIPICIHQDHGNSVSTCLSAIQHGFTSVMMDGSLGEDAKTPRNYAENVAVTREVARLAHMVGASVEGELGCLGSLETGRGEAEDGHGFEGALDKSMLLTDPCEAKRFVAETNVDALAVAIGTSHGAYKFTQKPTNAVLAMDLIEKIHAKLPNTHIVMHGSSSVPQEWQDAFKAYGGAMNETYGVPVEEIVRGIRFGVRKINIDTDLRLAAAAEFRRVAETQRSEFDPRKFLKPAMLAMTALCLQRFEAFGTAGNASKIKVIAMSDMAKRYAAGEFGIPTPPTDVAKAA
- a CDS encoding ribulose-bisphosphate carboxylase large subunit, which translates into the protein MDIKAGELTGKERYKSGVLEYRKMGYWNGDYVPKDTDVLALFRITPQDGVDPVEAAAAVAGESSTATWTVCWTDRLTAAHKYRAKAYRIDPVPNAPGSYFAYIAYDLDLFEPGSIANLTASIIGNVFGFKPLKALRLEDMRFPVAYVKTFQGPPTGIVVERERLDKFGRPLLGATVKPKLGLSGRNYGRVVYEALKGGLDFTKDDENINSQPFMHWRERFLYCMEAVNKAQASSGEVKGTYLNVTAGTMEEMYERAEFAKSLGSVVIMIDLVIGWTAMQSMSKWARRNDMILHLHRAGHSTYTRQKSHGVSFRVIAKWARLAGVDHIHAGTVVGKLEGDPLTTRGYYDVCREDYVPRCLEHGIFFDQQWGSLGKVMPVASGGIHAGQMHQLLDLLGEDVVLQFGGGTIGHPAGIQAGATANRVALEAMVLARNEGRNYVKEGPQILAEAAKWCTPLRQALDTWKDVTFDYTSTDSPDFVPTATAAE